DNA sequence from the Bufo bufo chromosome 3, aBufBuf1.1, whole genome shotgun sequence genome:
CCCCAAAGCAGCTGGAGATGGTGAAAAATGTGTCTTTCCCAAAATTTTCTGCAATTGTCTTGTTGGTGGAGCTGGAGGAAAATTGCCCAAATCGAATATTTTCCCCTATGGTGGGCGGATAGAAATTCACCCCACTCAATCCCCTATAAACCTCCCATGGCTTCCACCAGCAGCTGCTCCTCAGGAGCCTCACGCCTCGTGTAAGGAAGAAGTGCAGAGAATGGTATTTGAATGTGTATGGTTTGAAATTTCTCACTGCCGTGTTAAAGTCGGAAAATACTTTGCTGTCATAGTTGGTGTAGGCCATAATGGCTATGCCGTATTCATCTTTGAATCCCTGGGGTACACTAAGTCTCATTGTCCGCCATCTGCTTGTTGCCATGTCCCAAGTGCGACCAAATTCTATATCCTTCTTTTCTTCATTGAGCAGTTTGGTTATCACTTCTTCCTCCATTTGATCAGTGCATCCTTCATACTGGTCATCGAAGGCATTGATGGACATATCCAGGTTAAAAGTAAAAGTTTGTGTCTGTAATGATAGAAATATAAGAAAGTGTTCTGAGGCAGACATTATGGAGCCACTGGAGAGGGAGTCTGTGAACCTAGGAAGGGATTTCCTTCTCGAGACATGCTGCAAGGATACCAAGCAAGGAAGAGGGGAAGCGAGCTGACGACGGGATTGGATTAGTATTCCAGAACACTGGTAGGCCACAATAATGGACCCCAAAACCAATGTGCCCTCTAAGACTGTACACTTGGTGGTCATTGTCAATAAAATGGTTAATGTAACGTAAGGTCTGTATCCCTCGTGGTTTAGAGCAGTGAAGGGGTCAAGGTCTGTATTCCCGGTGATTAAGGACAGTAGAAGAGTTAATGTTTGCACCTCTGGTGGTTAAGGACAGTATGTTTGAATTCCTGGTGGTCTATGGCAGTAAAGACTGAAGAAGTGAAGAAAGCTACAGGGAACCGCTCCTCGGGGTCCGTCATTCACACTATCCGATGAGCGGTTCCCTGCATCTCTCTTCTGGTCTTCTGATTACCTGGCGATTGCTTCAGCAGTGCTGGCCAAGAACTAAGGCTGCAGTCAGTATTCCTGGTGGTCATGAACCGTAAGGGGGTTAATATCAATATTCCTGGTAGTCTATGGCAGCAATTTAGTTAATATCTAGACATGGAGGTCTAGAACAGCCAGAGGGTTAATTCAAGAATCTCAGGTGGTCTTGAGCACTGTGTAGGAGTTAATGTAAACATCGCTGATGGTCTAGGCAGTTAATAGATTAATTTATCAGTATACCTGGTGGTCCAAGACAGTGTGAGGGCTAATTATCGTATCCCTAGTGGTCAAAGAAAGTATAGGCTTCAGATAATTCTAACCATGCTTGTGCACCAGCAACGGATATGGCACCTCATTGTGATAGTCTCattctctgtgatctcctcagatGCTTAAGGCATCTTCTAAAACTCTAGACAATTTCGTCCTTGTTGGCTACATCCAAAAGCCCTTTATTAATGCTGCAACCCAATAGATGGTCCCAACTATGGGTCTATCAGACAGACTTCTGCTTTTATCATCCTATAGGTGACCCCTCCGAATATGCTATTATGGGAGATCTGCCCGAATTCTAGTCTGGATATTTTCTTTGATTTATGGCTATAAACCTAAAAGGTGAAGCTTGAGTTAATCCCAACATCCAACCCTCCCCATGTCTCCACAGGGTCCAGGAGCTCAGATATAGGGAGCTGTTTGGTAAGTTCTCACAATCAAGGGGAAAAAATTATTGACTTGGCAGAACATTAAGTCAAGGGCCCAAAAAGTATTCACACAATTTGTATACATTTTGAACCATATTTTCAGAAATGACCTTTGCTAGCCTTTATTAGTTTGCTGCTTGTACTAAACGGAGGACAAATTTAGGAATCATGGCAAGTTCTTACCTGAATGCCGATCACCAAACATAGAAGAATGTATCCGCCCCCGAGGAACCTCATGATGTCTCTGCAGTGAAAAAGGAGCAAAGATTTGACATTACTACTAGTTGGAGCACTGGGCCATTTCATATATGGTTGCTATGCAATTGCTCTGTGGgagggtgtgaatacttttgtTCCAACAGTATATAAAGCATTACAGGAACTTCTCCATTAGCTTAAGGAGCCGCAGTGAAATTATGAAATGCCAGATCGTCCAGAAAATTTCTAATAATTCAGCAGAAGACTATACGGAGCTCCATTTGATTCATAACCCAGTGGGTTTGCCTAGTGTGAAATAATTTGTTCTATCAGGCTATATTCACATCACATTTCAGCCCACAACAGCCATCTTATTTTCCAATACCACTAAAGACAAGAAACATCCATTGCCATCCTCCTCATCCAGACTTACTAGTGTTAGCTTAGCCTTATAGAATATATATTCATGTACATTGATATGATATACTTAATGTAACCTGTATTTCATCTTGTGCTATAATGGGTCATCGTATATTGCCATGTGCTACCGGTCAGTGCATTGCTTTCCTTCTGTTTTCTGTTTCACTGTTCCTTACAATAAGTTCAAGTTGGACGTCCCTCCTGTGTGACTGAATTGTTAGGAGGAGCGTAGCTGTCTGTCAACTTATCCTTCACTTAAACATAAGGAGAACAGGGCGGGTAAAGCAGGCTCCCTTCATCTTCCCCACAGGATCCCTTCATCTTCCCCACAGGATCCCTTCATCTTCCCCACAGGATCCCTTCATCTTCCTCACAGGATCCCTTCATCTTCCCCACAGGCTCCCTTCATCTTCCCCACAGGCTCCCTTCATCTTCCCCAAAGGGTCCCTTCATGTTCCCCAAAGGGTCCCTTCATCTTCCCCACAGGTTCCCTTCATCTTCCCCAAAGGGTCCCTTCATCTTTCCCACAGGCTCCCTTCATCTTCCCCAAAGGGTCCCTTCATCTTCCCCACAGGCTCCCTTCATCTTCCCCACAGGCTCCCTTCATCTTCCCCACAGGCTCCCTTCATCTTCCCCAAAGGGTCCCTTCATCTTCCCCAAAGGGTCCCTTCATCTTCCCTACAGGCTCCCTTCATCTTCCCTACAGGCTCCCTTTGATCTTCCCTACAGGCTCCCTTTGATCTTCCCCACAGGCTCCCTTTATCTTCCCTACAGgctccccttttttttatttttttatttgtttattaacagaaaaaatacaaaattaatttCTAAACATCTTAATCTTCAACattattaaaattttttatttttaccgcaAAAATTCCCTCCCAACCCTCCCCCTGACTTGTGATGCGTCTCCTATCCCTTCCGTTCACTAGGAtagtacaaagaaaaaaataaggggttgggtcagcacaacctgctgcaggtgcacatcactatggcgaaatacatatacaaacggaaaatgcaaatgtgatcgcacactacatccagcactctgccctccatgctggatgagacattggtttatattttggccaaagcatagtaagccactcaccgcgtcaaggctgtctcatgagtggtccctaactcttgttcctacctgttcatgggccatgacagccacataaaatccagggaatgcaggtcagcatgcaagccaagtacactttgcttgtaaccccgtccggtgccattacagctttcatcggatccagggatgcaagtaccaacatgcatgctgaacccactagGATAGTTCACTAGGATAGAGCAGGGATGACGGTGGGGTGAAAGCAAAAAGACTTAAGACTTCTAAATCCCCCATACCTTTTTCCATTTCtcctcaatattttatttgtggtcatggctacggccaagagatatccgaagaaccctagggagagaaacaacgggaacaacctaacccagctaggcgtgtcttagctaacctgactaaatggcttgttgtgtgccctaagccatgatcgtgggtaggcctataagtgagcataccctgtggaaatgagaagataagggagggagggtggggcacctgaaaacacacgcctgtgagtgaggctgtggctcgtatatgaagagcctccgcccctcccacaaatgcaggctgactaatcagccttaccaacttgtggtcatggctacggccaagagatatccaaagaaccctagggagagaaacaacgggaacaacctaacccagctaggcgtgtcttagctaacctgactaaatggcttgttgtgtgccctaagccatgatcgtgggtaggcctataagtgggcaaaaaccaagccaagtagggtaaaaAAGGAACtctaatggcatgtgcaaactaatccccaagccaactgcaaggcgtcagggatctagatcgaaaaattcggggtgtatgaggcaaggccagaaggagacctaccacccatcttgtggatgacaaggccagagacatgatgctcaatattgtgcatactgccccaaagcggaatggaggaccgggaatacgttgtgaaatggatcatgaaaaaccaaatgaacctttgtaaagttttggttctacggagtactggcaatgccctagcctcaggagatcgtggggccaaaacctaactgcctagactatgcaggaatgagggccaaaaagaactatgtagataggaagagaatccttgaatagctatctgctagccatggtccgcgcgttgttctactgtgtgcccctgagaattgttttaacgcttgagatgagaagaccgacctactatctgaatcttctaccatgaggaaatgctgaactttgtccaagacccgattcaacgtggttgtagggagtctgaggttagtgcggcaagaagctacgaagccataatatacaagattctgtctatgccctcccatgagtgagggaatgcaatgcaatgaagctaccggcgaaaatgaattcctggtcgtggtaaaaaggcaaagactttgcgcggggacctggttgacaagatatgatcgactacgatcggagactgaaatgctagagggaattaccttacttgttcctcctctggtaggacctgaacgaaagcatgaacaattaaagcaagacgaaatatctgcataagacatgacaatgatgctgtagggcgaaccggcccagtttgcggtcaaaacataaagtgagcgatcaacatggattattaggaaattagggaagtagGTATGTGTGTGATACATATGAGCCAAATCAGCCTAGAtagacaaccaaccaggcaatcggtCCAGCAGGaatgaaaacagtcatcgggcccccgaagccataggGCCGAAGCAGTCATcaagcccccgaagccatggggccgaagcagtcatcgggcccccgaagccatggggccgaagcagtcatcgggcccccgaagccatggggccgaagcagtcatcaagcccccgaagccatggggccgaagcagtcatcgggcccccgaagccatggggacgAGAATTCTgaatctttatatattttttaggcggcttgataattcctggccgtgttggaggagaggaaatgttgtaccaggttcctggcgtgagaaaggagggactctaatccatcacccggaaattgaaggctgggagaggggacccgcgggatctgcttctggcatcacctggaaaaaaagggggtgaCCCAGAAATACTGCACCACGTAGCCCGGTGAAGGACTGACCTGGCAGTGCCAGGAAAAAGTAAACCAGGAAGGGACAGGCATGGGTGAGACGAGTGTAAGANNNNNNNNNNNNNNNNNNNNNNNNNNNNNNNNNNNNNNNNNNNNNNNNNNNNNNNNNNNNNNNNNNNNNNNNNNNNNNNNNNNNNNNNNNNNNNNNNNNNNNNNNNNNNNNNNNNNNNNNNNNNNNNNNNNNNNNNNNNNNNNNNNNNNNNNNNNNNNNNNNNNNNNNNNNNNNNNNNNNNNNNNNNNNNNNNNNNNNNNgattgcaggaaaaggacctgtggtgacgtcactccggtcatcacatgatcttttaccatggtgatggatcatgtgatggaccatgtgatgaccggagtgacgtcaccacaggtccttttcctgcaatcagcaaagagggagacagaagagatgccggctgcgcgatcaagtggattaaggggagtttaatttttttttttttttttttaacccctccagccctattttcccttataatcatgttataagggaaaataatacaatctacagaagaccgatcatgcgcgatttttctcacgcgagtgcaaaacgtattacaatgttttgcactcgcgcggaaaacccgcaacgcacccgcaccttttcccgcaacacccatgtgaaagaggcctaagggtctcTGAACATGGACAATGAAGGATCACCCTCATCCTCCCCTGAAAGGTGTGACAGCAAGCTAAAAATAGATAGCATCACTTTTCAAGACCATGAGGAGGGTAAGTGCTTGGTGAGGAGTTgtctgcattccccatgtaataattctggatacTCTTTtcatataattctatgttctgccattcctctattattcctgctagtagTTTTGTGACAAGAGAatattaccagttgggggggtgtcctaGTAGAGTCCGACACTATCCAACAAGAGCTGCCAGTGGCCGACTACGTAGGGACAAAAGcccaaatggtaacacccagtcacTAATTCTTTTATAAAATTCTATTAGAAATAATATAGGAACatcaccactagagatgagcgaattacatATTTTAAAATGCGTTTGctcttcatttggtggtaaaagcagaattgcgttatggattccgttaccacagaccataacgcaattctattctaggtggtaacggaatccataacgcaattctgcttttaccaccaaacgaagcgcaaatgaatttcataacatgaaattcgctcatccctaatcaccacATAGAGTTATAGGACAAGATGTTTCAGAATTGTTATCACTTGGGGAACATAAGGTGACAGCGTCTCCTTAAATGAGAAGGCAGAGACACAATGTTTGCCGTGGAACCCCACACTCCTTGATCCGTGGTTATGATGACCGCCGTTTCCCTCAGACAATAGAAATATCCTACAAGGGCTTGTCCTAAATGTAAGACTCTGACCATAGAATAGCAGACCAGATTCACAGAGCCTGCCATGGTGGTACCAGTAGAACTAGAAAGTGAGGCTCACTCATAAGACCCATAGATTTTATTAGcaatgtgaggaatatggattatcatttattggcagccctgattgtcatttgattcaccttctGTACAGTCTGTACATGGAAAATATTTtctcaccccccagccatcttatgtcagctagcaagggaggaagccccaggggtccaggcttcaaggagaccccaggtggataaagtcacacctcaaccagccaggttggaggcaagctaatcGTGCAGGAAAACCCTCAGCAGGAGGTCTCAGGATCAATTATACCTTCTAGACATGTTGGCACTTACATTTCATAAGTAATTGTGAATCGtccgtccatcccaggcataattcggtTATCTTTTTGCTATCTGGGGCAAACCAAACATCCACGGGTCCTGGCTTGAGGCtaggatgcccgggaggggagatatacatatctccccacaaaaaccaaataacggtaccatgcttggacttggagttttatgggtcatttgcaCCAGAGAAGGAGTGGTGGACCCTTCCCAGAAGTGGGGAGGGGAGCGGccagctacaggtcataagcccatgcaagccagcgggcggtGTCGTTTCTGAAGGAGGTCACATCTttccaatgtgtttggagagaccgggaaccagctgacatcactgccacctctgtgactgcagccaaggactattccgcCTCATAACCCAAAGAAACTttaatctacccggtaactgatttttgctctgcttaaccctgttgtacctatatcacctgtatctgtaacctcagaccactgtatatattctgtctGTATAGTGTTAtagctagtgtgcccttaaggcaattaaatactgTAtaaaatttaatcttgtgctgtcttgtatctcgatcacgaacccCCACGCCTTGTTATAaactactgcgggttggtttctcaccctatataatcccattaGCGGACCGTGCTTATATCTAAACAAGAAattggtggcagatttcccaggCTGAGGAggtgctgttttcactgcggcagcgaaaaggccctctcagcttgttgccactCTGTGCCCGCATGGACagaaggtgtctgtgtaaactgtaccaagctgaccttacccgctcctctgggggggggggggggggcgtaacgTCATGctttggtaacaagtgaccatactTTGTCTCGTAAGCTCGatgtaggtgacgtcaagcgggcacgaggcgtgGTATCCGTCACgtattggtggcagcaaagtgggatcgagatactagtgtgtgtgagtgtgagacCCATACACCCCCAGACACTAAAGACGACCAGCAGTAGCTTTAGCCACTGGAGTCCTAAGATCAGCTtaacactagacagtctgagtgcaaatacaataaggtgtgtgtgtgCATTAGGTTGCAATCGGTGTCAGTAACCATCCGTGGCAATGATGGCCAGATACAAACACAGAAAAGCTAAGATAGGGGGCCGGAGGAGGTAGAAGGTAACTTTATTCAGGAGCCAGTTGCCGGAGGTGAGGTCCGCAGTGGGCCtcactccacctgcccatcccccACCCTGGCATGCTCGGCTGCTCTCCTACAAGCTTCCCTGGACCGTCTCCATGCCGGAGACCAGGCAGCCTCTGAGCTCCTCCTGGTGGCTGCAGAGCGTCGCGAGCAAGCAGAAGCTGCAAAAAAACGCGAGCAGGCCGAGCGTGAGCATCAGCTGTGAGTGCTCTAGCTCCAACTCCAGCAGCCTTCTCCAGCCCAATGTGAGTCTCCAGAGGTCCGGATACCCAAACTGCGGGAAGAGGACTTTCCCCTACTGGACAAAGATGGTGACCTGGACACCtttttgttggcatttgagacggcctgccatcagtaccagctgccgaaggaccagtgggtcagattcctcacgccacgtctcaggggaaaagcccttgaattcttcgggtacctgcccagcgagaccatgctgagctatgaggacatcaaacAGGCTCTGGTCCGGCAGTACAATTTAACCCCTGTGTCGTACTGGAAAAAGCTCAGGAATTTGCAGCGGAGTTCTACccagagctgggccgatcacatgcgggccctgctgagagcggtcgaccaatggaccacaggattggagctcaccatcgtccagcagctgaaggagctcatcgTCACAGAGTAGTTCTTGTGGAATTGCCCGGAGGACCTACAGCAGTACCTCCGTgaccggaagccaaagggggcctccgCAACAGTAGCCCTGGCCAATGAATACACCAACAGCAGGACTTTAGGGGCCCGGAAACCTGTCAGCTGGAGAGGGGTTAAGACACACTCTGCCCCTGCTGcccctgcccctaggcccaagtgGACACCGGCCCCGACTTCACTTTCCACATCGGTGGGGAAACACCGACTTTGCCACCTGTGTAAtcagccaggacacttcaaggcCACGTGTCCCCAGCGCCCGAGGGGCCCATCCCAGTCATCGACCCGGGCAGATCTGCCAGGCAGGCTTGACCATTACGCCAGGAAAGGGCAAAAGTGAGGGGCCCCGGGCAGGCGGGGAAGCTTCGGAACCGGAGCCCGTGAGAGTGGATGCCAGCGCATCCTGGCCCACCCTCCAGGACAAGAAccaggtgatgtccttcctgctcaccgccgggTACTATAGGGGGTTCGCGccccactatagtagcctggcgAGGCCCATGAGGGACCGCACCAGGAGGAATCTGCCCTCTGCAGTCAATTGGACAACCGACTTCGAGGCGGCCTTCCAGGCGCTGAAGGACACCCTTCCCAGCTTCCCGACACCACAGGCAGCTGACTTCACACGGCCATTTGTAGCCGTACCACTTTGCCATTCGCCACCAGAGAGGGTGGCGATGGGCGCACGGAAAAACACAGGAATGTGCTTCCCCTAGTGCCCTCTAAAGgggggaggtgtgaggaatatggaataTCACTTATTGGccgccctgattgtcatttgattcaccttttggcatgtacacagtcagtgtacatgcaaaatatgttctcaccccccagccatctgatgtcagctagcaagggaagaagccccaggggtccaggcttcaaggaggcctcaggtggataaagtcacacctcaaccagccaggttggaggcaagctaatcctgcaggaaaacccccagcaggaggtctcagcccttgcccaggatcaatgatacctcccaaaCATGTTGGCCCCTACATTTCATAATGAATTATGAATCGTCCATCCATCCCATGCATAATTCAgttatctttttgcgatcctggggcaaagtCAAACATCCACGGGGTCCTGGATTGAGGCTAGGATGCtcaggaggggagatatacatatctccccgcagaaaccaaataacagtaccatgcttggactctagttgtagccggaactcaggcggatcaattgggcccggaaccatcttcctgcaacattctggtctggggctatgagccctaaggggttttatgggtcatttgctgccagcaccagagaagtAGGGGTGGACCCTTCCCAGAGGAGGAGAGGGGAGCGGCCAGCTACAGgacataagcccatgcaagccagcagGCGGTGTCTTTTCTgatagggggtcacatcgtgccaatgtgtttggagagaccgggaaccagctgacatcactgccccctccgtgactgcagccaaagactatTCCACATCATAAACCAAAGAaactttcatctacccggtaactgactttttctctggttaaccctgttgtacctatatcacctgtatctgtaacctcagaccactgtatatattctgtccttatagtgttatatctagtttgcccttaaggcaattaaatatataatttaatcttgtgctgtcttgtatctcgatcacgaatccccacgtccgtgtttcggccttgttataagctaccgcgggttggtttctcaccctatataatcccattagcggaccggtcttatatcaaacgagaagctggtggcagatttcccgggctgaggaGGCGctattttcactgcggcagtgaaaaggctccctcagcttgttgcctctctgtgcccgcgtggacaggaggtgtctgtgtaaactgtaccaagctgaccttacccgctcctctggagggcgtaacatcacgctttggtaacaagtgaccatactgcgtctcgtgagctcgacgtaggtgacgtcaagcgggcacgaggagtGGTATCCGTCACAAGCATAATTTCTCCAATAAGGATCACATTATTCTTATCTTTCTTTATGTAATAGTCAacgaaatgtcttttttcagtcaCATCTAAATCTACCCAACTGTCTAATTCTGAAGAACAACTTCTCAACCTGGTCAAGAAAAATAATACTCTGAGttagatcctgtattatactccagagctgcactcattattctgctggtgcagtcactgtgtacatacattacattacttatcctgtactgatcctgagttacatcctgtattatactccagagctgcactcactattctgctggtgcagtcactgtgtacatacattacttatcctgtactgatcctgagttacatcctgtattagcctccagagctgcactcactattctgctgatgtagtcactgtgtacatacattacattccttatcctgtactgatcctgagttacatcttgtattatactccagagctgcactcactattctgcagacTTGACTCTCCATTCAGCTAACTGGCATTGATTATGAGTACTATCACGTGTGAATCTGACAAGATGCAAATCTGTGACCTGTTTATTCCTGTGAATGAGTTTATCACACAACACTGAATGTAACCAGTTGGCATCCAAGGTCACCAGATACTGTGTACCCAAACATCTCAAAACTTGGCCACACAAGGCAATACTTCAGTCTAGTCTCACAGGTGGACCATGCATGGTAGAAAAGGAGATGGAACTGGTGATAAAATCGAGATGGTTTTATTGACTATGAGCATTTACATTGCCTGATAACATACAAAGAAGTTTCAAATATCCCTTTAAGATCATGGATATGATAGACCAGACCCTGATTGAGATGGTAGTGCACCATCAGAGCAAGGATC
Encoded proteins:
- the LOC120994225 gene encoding ecto-ADP-ribosyltransferase 5-like; its protein translation is MKWPSAPTSSNVKSLLLFHCRDIMRFLGGGYILLCLVIGIQTQTFTFNLDMSINAFDDQYEGCTDQMEEEVITKLLNEEKKDIEFGRTWDMATSRWRTMRLSVPQGFKDEYGIAIMAYTNYDSKVFSDFNTAVRNFKPYTFKYHSLHFFLTRGVRLLRSSCWWKPWEVYRGLSGVNFYPPTIGENIRFGQFSSSSTNKTIAENFGKDTFFTISSCFGVDVKKFSYKPKQEEILIPVDEILQVTNYTKEENNQRYILKTTKKRCHYYNCEYLQRGGPSSSCVESEGMRILSSPVVISLVLCILASSPS